One window of Hymenobacter sp. BRD128 genomic DNA carries:
- the modB gene encoding molybdate ABC transporter permease subunit has protein sequence MRLTLALAACTTALLLLLGLPLAYALASWRGRLKPLAEAVVSLPLVLPPTVIGFYLLVAFSDSSALGRFLIEKLGVSLNFTFPGILLGSLVYSLPFMVQPLQAGFGQVPRSLREAAYTLGKSRLTTLWRVLLPNIRPALLNGMVLTFAHTLGEFGVVLMIGGSLPGRTRVASIAIYDEVQSLHYAQANAYAFTLLGVAFVILVALYWFTRRNAARLS, from the coding sequence CTGCGCCTCACGCTAGCCCTGGCTGCCTGCACTACGGCGCTGCTGCTGCTGCTGGGCCTACCGCTGGCCTACGCCCTGGCTAGCTGGCGCGGCCGCCTCAAGCCGCTGGCCGAGGCGGTGGTGAGTCTGCCGCTGGTGCTGCCGCCCACCGTTATCGGGTTTTACCTGCTGGTGGCCTTCAGCGACAGCAGCGCGCTCGGCCGGTTTTTGATTGAGAAGCTGGGCGTGAGTTTAAATTTCACCTTTCCCGGTATTTTGCTAGGGTCGCTGGTGTATAGCCTGCCGTTTATGGTGCAGCCCTTGCAGGCGGGATTTGGGCAGGTGCCGCGCTCGCTGCGCGAGGCCGCCTACACGCTGGGCAAGTCGCGCCTCACCACCCTGTGGCGGGTGCTGCTGCCCAATATACGGCCGGCTCTATTGAATGGAATGGTGCTCACCTTTGCCCACACGCTGGGCGAATTCGGAGTGGTGCTGATGATAGGCGGCAGCCTGCCGGGCCGCACCCGCGTGGCCTCCATCGCCATCTACGACGAGGTGCAGAGCCTGCACTACGCCCAGGCCAATGCCTACGCCTTCACGCTGCTGGGCGTGGCATTCGTCATTCTGGTGGCGCTGTATTGGTTTACCAGGCGCAACGCGGCCCGCCTATCGTAA
- the modA gene encoding molybdate ABC transporter substrate-binding protein, translated as MLRFLFALLLLSSCLPARAGGLAPAGPAPITIAAAADLKYVLDSLVTIFNRQHPQGKVTVVYGSSGKFYEQLSHDAPFDIFFSADSDYPQRLQQMGRTAGAPVPYALGRLVLWSKKLNPSAKGLNTLLDPQVKRVAIANPAHAPYGRKAEEVLRHYKLYDQVKPKLVLGENIGQTAQYAVTGAADVGLLAYSLALSPELRRAGQFYLIPTTAHTPLQQSYVVLKRASGNATASTFATFMASPVARQALKKYGFGL; from the coding sequence ATGCTCCGTTTCCTTTTTGCGCTTTTGCTGCTGAGCAGCTGCCTGCCTGCGCGGGCGGGCGGGCTAGCCCCGGCCGGGCCCGCCCCCATCACCATCGCCGCGGCGGCCGACCTCAAGTACGTGCTCGATTCGCTGGTCACGATTTTCAACCGCCAGCACCCGCAAGGCAAAGTGACGGTGGTGTATGGCTCATCGGGCAAGTTCTACGAGCAGCTTAGCCACGATGCGCCGTTCGATATATTTTTCTCGGCCGACAGCGACTATCCGCAGCGCTTGCAGCAGATGGGCCGCACGGCCGGCGCGCCCGTGCCCTACGCCCTGGGCCGCCTCGTACTGTGGAGCAAGAAGCTGAACCCCAGCGCGAAAGGGTTGAATACGCTGCTCGACCCGCAGGTGAAGCGCGTGGCCATTGCCAACCCCGCCCACGCCCCCTACGGCCGCAAAGCCGAAGAAGTATTGCGCCACTACAAGCTCTACGACCAAGTAAAACCCAAGCTGGTGCTAGGCGAAAACATCGGCCAAACGGCCCAGTACGCTGTCACCGGCGCCGCCGACGTGGGCCTGCTTGCCTACTCGCTGGCCCTGAGCCCCGAGCTGCGCCGGGCCGGGCAATTTTATCTTATTCCGACCACCGCGCACACGCCCTTGCAGCAAAGCTACGTGGTGCTGAAACGCGCCAGCGGCAACGCTACGGCTAGCACTTTTGCCACGTTTATGGCTAGCCCGGTGGCTCGGCAGGCGCTGAAAAAATACGGGTTTGGGCTGTAA
- a CDS encoding TonB-dependent receptor, translating to MLKTVLLAGTALLALVAAPARAQGSVAGQLTDAATGAALPGATVVLTDRPTIGTVTDANGRFVLPAVPAGAHTLQVRFVGFESISQLLQGQPEAQQLAPLALRTARNLTPEAVVTATRANERTATTYQNVSREQLQARNFGQDLPYLLDQTPSVVTTSDAGTGVGYTALRIRGTDGTRINVTLNGVPVNEAESHGVFFVDLPDLASSIQSIQVQRGAGPSTNGAGAFGASLNVETLGLRPKPYAEINNSAGSFGTWKTTVAAGTGLLNNYFTLDARASRVQSEGYIDRGWSRLKSLYLAGTYSDEKTLLRALVITGYETTYQAWYGLADSLLTKNRRYNEAGTDYGQHLPAYKNQTDNYQQDYYQFLISRQLAPSLNLSVTPFWTRGGGYYEEYKANQNFAMYGISGPVYQPRAGGGFDTLTTTDVIRRRWLKTDLYGATYALQLRPTAGGFLTEATLGGAVVGYRGQHYDELTWAQRGTNIPETGTPYYSEPNAHKLDVNTYLRATVALSEKLAAFGDVQFRHVAYELFAPDGSPGGGKSQQTINFNFLNPKGGLTYQVKDGLAAYASYALAQREPTRTDYTDTPAARRPTAEKLHNVEVGLRRTTGPFQWSANYYLMLYRDQLVLSGHLDDVGNPIHTNVRDSYRTGIELQATTVLWNKLTISPTATISRNKINNYTDYLADYDNGGERGTEFKQTDISFSPALTFAYTVEYELLPGLRLATLARYASRQYLDNTATASRSIPAYYVQDVRARYLWHPAKLGFREIELAAVLNNVLGATYVNNGYTYGYLSGGRAQYFSYYYPQARQHFLASVNLRW from the coding sequence ATGTTGAAAACTGTACTCCTCGCGGGCACGGCGCTGCTGGCGCTGGTGGCTGCCCCGGCGCGGGCGCAAGGCTCCGTGGCTGGCCAGCTCACCGATGCCGCTACCGGTGCCGCGCTGCCCGGTGCCACTGTGGTGCTCACCGACCGGCCCACCATCGGCACCGTCACTGATGCCAATGGGCGCTTTGTGCTGCCCGCCGTGCCGGCCGGCGCGCACACGCTGCAAGTGCGCTTTGTGGGCTTCGAATCTATTAGCCAGCTTTTGCAAGGCCAGCCCGAGGCCCAGCAACTGGCTCCGCTAGCCTTACGCACGGCCCGCAACCTCACGCCCGAGGCCGTAGTCACGGCTACCCGCGCCAATGAGCGCACCGCCACCACTTACCAAAACGTGAGCCGCGAGCAACTGCAAGCCCGCAACTTCGGCCAGGACTTGCCTTACCTGCTCGACCAGACCCCGAGCGTAGTCACGACTTCGGACGCGGGTACGGGGGTAGGCTACACGGCCCTGCGCATCCGGGGCACCGATGGCACCCGCATCAACGTGACGCTCAACGGCGTGCCGGTGAACGAGGCCGAAAGCCACGGCGTGTTCTTCGTCGATTTGCCCGACCTAGCCAGCTCCATTCAAAGCATTCAGGTGCAGCGCGGCGCCGGGCCCAGCACCAACGGCGCGGGTGCCTTCGGGGCTAGCTTGAACGTGGAAACGCTTGGCCTGCGGCCCAAGCCGTATGCCGAAATTAACAACTCGGCCGGCTCGTTTGGCACCTGGAAAACGACCGTGGCCGCCGGTACGGGCCTACTCAACAACTACTTCACGCTCGATGCCCGCGCCTCGCGGGTGCAGAGCGAGGGCTACATCGACCGGGGCTGGTCGCGGCTCAAGTCGCTGTATTTGGCGGGCACTTATTCGGATGAAAAGACGCTGCTGCGTGCGCTCGTCATCACGGGCTACGAAACCACTTACCAGGCGTGGTATGGGCTAGCGGATTCTTTATTAACCAAAAACCGCCGCTACAACGAGGCCGGTACCGACTACGGCCAGCACCTGCCGGCCTATAAAAATCAGACTGACAACTACCAGCAGGATTATTACCAATTCCTGATTTCGCGCCAGCTAGCCCCCAGCTTAAACTTGAGCGTGACGCCCTTCTGGACGCGTGGCGGCGGCTACTACGAGGAGTACAAGGCCAACCAGAATTTTGCAATGTATGGCATCAGTGGGCCGGTGTACCAGCCGCGCGCGGGCGGCGGCTTCGACACGCTCACGACCACCGACGTTATCCGGCGCCGCTGGCTCAAAACCGACCTCTACGGCGCCACCTACGCTTTGCAATTGCGACCCACGGCCGGGGGCTTCCTCACCGAAGCTACCCTGGGCGGGGCCGTGGTGGGCTACCGCGGCCAGCACTACGATGAGCTGACCTGGGCGCAGCGCGGCACCAATATTCCGGAAACCGGCACGCCCTACTACTCCGAGCCCAATGCCCATAAGCTCGACGTGAATACCTACCTGCGCGCCACCGTGGCGCTGAGCGAAAAGCTGGCCGCCTTCGGCGACGTGCAGTTTCGGCACGTGGCCTACGAGCTGTTTGCGCCCGACGGCAGCCCTGGCGGCGGCAAAAGTCAGCAGACTATCAACTTCAATTTCCTAAACCCCAAGGGTGGCCTCACCTACCAGGTGAAAGATGGGCTAGCGGCCTACGCCTCCTACGCGCTGGCCCAGCGCGAGCCCACCCGCACCGACTACACTGATACACCCGCCGCCCGCCGCCCCACGGCCGAAAAGCTGCACAATGTGGAAGTGGGCCTGCGCCGCACCACGGGCCCGTTTCAGTGGTCGGCCAACTACTACCTGATGCTGTACCGCGACCAGCTGGTGCTTTCGGGCCACCTCGACGACGTGGGCAACCCCATCCACACCAATGTGCGCGATTCCTACCGCACCGGCATCGAGCTGCAGGCCACCACGGTGCTCTGGAATAAGCTGACTATCAGCCCTACGGCCACCATCAGCCGCAATAAAATCAACAACTACACCGACTATCTCGCCGACTACGACAACGGCGGCGAGCGCGGCACCGAGTTCAAGCAAACTGATATTTCCTTCTCCCCCGCCCTCACCTTCGCCTATACTGTAGAATACGAGCTGCTGCCCGGTCTGCGGCTAGCCACGCTGGCCCGCTACGCCAGTCGCCAGTACCTCGACAACACGGCCACCGCCAGCCGCAGCATCCCGGCCTATTACGTGCAGGATGTGCGCGCCCGCTACCTCTGGCACCCCGCAAAGCTGGGCTTCCGCGAAATCGAGCTGGCCGCCGTGCTCAACAACGTGCTGGGCGCCACCTACGTGAACAACGGCTACACCTACGGCTACCTCAGCGGCGGGCGGGCGCAGTATTTCAGCTACTACTACCCGCAGGCCCGCCAGCATTTCCTGGCTTCAGTGAATTTGCGCTGGTAG
- a CDS encoding DUF4139 domain-containing protein: protein MLLRYPLLVVLLLPIASVFAQPTPRVAVKPPLTHVIVYLNGTALEHRGTVTLAAGLNRLLVSGLSPRVDADGMEVQLGEGAELLSIEDNDEQLAPAAPLNPTAVDSLAKAETERRATEGELEGLKQEKAFLLANQTLPSGTQANWSAEVQKGATLMRTRLPAIQQETNRLESRLTTLRSQIGLLQPRASETGAGDRQVLVVRAARAGTMPLTLRYFLNNRSAWRPSLDIRANASGREVRFVTHGQLTNRTGLAWQQVAVVLMRYEVGDVSRPQLVPWELNYGSGRQNGEGRVDEFVVKGTAKGRPAAVTQGSRYEVPEPVTLAPGRRRELTLPAVPLPAHPEYLAVPRVSEQVVLQTKVSGWEGLQLPDEAHVYHDGVYVGTTDLEDRAFNDSLEVALGHDPQLVVGRAKLEDFSGNVPLSDKRRVRLTYELNVLNRHAETVRLRLLDEVPISEEKEISVKVLEASGAQQDERTGKLTWLLTLPAGTSQRLRFSFQVDYPKDKAVEIINHRVRISNPKFR, encoded by the coding sequence ATGCTCCTCCGTTACCCTCTTTTAGTAGTTCTACTACTGCCGATTGCTTCGGTCTTTGCACAACCCACGCCGCGCGTGGCCGTGAAGCCGCCCCTTACGCACGTCATCGTTTACCTCAACGGCACGGCGCTAGAGCACCGGGGCACCGTAACGCTGGCCGCTGGCCTCAACCGGTTGCTGGTGAGTGGCTTATCGCCTCGCGTCGATGCCGATGGCATGGAAGTACAGCTGGGCGAAGGCGCCGAGTTGCTCTCGATAGAAGACAACGACGAACAGCTAGCCCCCGCCGCGCCCCTCAACCCTACCGCCGTTGATAGCCTGGCCAAGGCCGAAACGGAGCGGCGCGCTACCGAAGGCGAGCTGGAAGGGCTGAAGCAGGAAAAAGCCTTTTTGCTGGCCAACCAAACGCTGCCCTCGGGCACGCAGGCCAACTGGAGCGCCGAGGTGCAGAAGGGCGCCACCCTGATGCGCACCCGCCTGCCCGCCATTCAGCAGGAAACCAACCGCCTGGAAAGCCGCCTGACCACGCTCAGAAGCCAGATTGGACTGTTGCAGCCGCGGGCTTCCGAAACCGGCGCCGGCGACCGGCAGGTGCTGGTGGTGCGGGCCGCCCGTGCCGGCACCATGCCGCTGACGCTACGCTATTTTCTGAACAACCGTAGTGCGTGGCGGCCTTCGCTCGATATCCGGGCCAATGCCAGCGGCCGCGAGGTGCGGTTTGTGACGCACGGGCAGCTTACCAACCGCACGGGCCTGGCCTGGCAGCAGGTAGCCGTGGTGCTGATGCGCTACGAAGTAGGCGATGTATCGCGCCCGCAGCTGGTGCCTTGGGAGCTAAACTATGGCAGCGGCCGTCAGAACGGCGAGGGCCGGGTCGACGAATTTGTGGTGAAAGGCACCGCCAAGGGCCGCCCCGCCGCCGTCACGCAGGGCTCGCGCTACGAGGTGCCCGAGCCCGTGACGCTAGCCCCCGGCCGCCGCCGCGAATTGACGTTGCCCGCCGTGCCGCTGCCTGCCCACCCCGAGTACCTGGCCGTACCCCGCGTGTCGGAGCAGGTGGTGCTGCAAACCAAAGTGAGCGGCTGGGAGGGCCTGCAACTGCCCGATGAGGCCCACGTGTACCACGACGGCGTGTACGTGGGCACCACCGACCTCGAAGACCGCGCCTTCAACGACTCGCTCGAAGTAGCGCTGGGCCACGACCCGCAGCTGGTGGTGGGCCGGGCCAAGCTCGAAGACTTCAGCGGCAACGTGCCGCTCAGCGACAAGCGCCGCGTGCGCCTCACCTACGAGCTAAACGTGCTGAATCGCCACGCCGAAACCGTGCGCCTGCGCCTGCTCGACGAGGTGCCCATCTCCGAAGAAAAGGAAATCAGCGTGAAGGTGCTCGAAGCCAGCGGTGCCCAACAAGACGAGCGCACCGGCAAGCTCACCTGGCTGCTCACGCTGCCCGCCGGCACCAGCCAGCGGCTGCGCTTCAGCTTCCAGGTCGATTATCCCAAGGATAAAGCGGTAGAAATCATCAACCACCGCGTGCGCATTTCCAACCCGAAGTTTCGCTAG